A single region of the Streptomyces sp. NBC_01803 genome encodes:
- a CDS encoding helix-turn-helix transcriptional regulator, which produces MALDPRPPRPLPAAHALVSVPGAPRRLPGGEPLPPEDYRRLFGVIEAVDREPDLPAFRERLLRALEEWFGYSTIAVLHGPTIAAALYDGRGVKSGYSREFLAAYAERWITADPYMASHAHQLLAERGVVTLRELHPELVPAQHAFVERFLKPHGIHDKVALLIDAGAEGVMYVGVVVRGAQRIATRDVAVMRSLRRHLAPLVTRLLADDRAVASAAGDLGLTPREREVAGLAARGLTNQQIAQRLFVGVGTVKKHLTRALAKTGATSRTQLAVRWRAFETAQSEA; this is translated from the coding sequence GTGGCCCTCGATCCGCGACCGCCCAGACCGTTGCCCGCCGCGCACGCGCTCGTCTCCGTGCCCGGCGCCCCGAGGCGACTGCCGGGCGGCGAGCCGCTGCCGCCCGAGGACTACCGTCGGCTCTTCGGCGTGATCGAGGCCGTGGACCGGGAGCCCGATCTGCCCGCGTTCCGCGAGCGGTTGCTGCGCGCGCTGGAGGAGTGGTTCGGGTACTCCACGATCGCCGTGCTGCACGGTCCCACGATCGCCGCCGCGCTCTACGACGGGCGCGGCGTCAAGAGCGGCTATTCCCGGGAGTTCCTCGCGGCGTACGCCGAGCGCTGGATCACCGCCGACCCCTACATGGCGTCGCACGCGCACCAACTCCTCGCGGAGCGAGGCGTGGTCACCCTGCGCGAGCTGCACCCGGAGCTCGTTCCGGCCCAACACGCCTTCGTCGAGCGGTTTCTGAAGCCTCATGGCATTCACGACAAGGTCGCGCTGCTCATCGACGCCGGCGCCGAGGGCGTGATGTACGTCGGCGTCGTCGTCCGGGGCGCGCAGCGGATCGCCACACGTGACGTCGCCGTGATGCGTTCCCTGCGCCGTCACCTGGCGCCGCTGGTGACCCGGCTGCTCGCGGACGACCGGGCCGTGGCCTCGGCCGCCGGTGACCTGGGCCTGACGCCGCGCGAACGGGAGGTCGCCGGGCTGGCCGCGCGTGGACTGACCAACCAGCAGATCGCGCAACGCCTGTTCGTCGGCGTGGGCACAGTGAAGAAGCACCTGACGCGGGCGCTGGCGAAGACGGGGGCCACGAGCCGGACGCAACTCGCCGTGCGATGGCGGGCGTTCGAGACGGCTCAGTCGGAGGCGTAG
- a CDS encoding DoxX family protein — protein MTVVLGVLASALALLFLASGGVKLLRHPRSRRIRDRFGLSPAAWTAIGAAECVGAVGLLAGLVVPLIGLVAAIGLTGLMTGALISRLRVHDPAAMLLLDVAVLALVWVVLALYASD, from the coding sequence ATGACCGTCGTCCTCGGCGTACTCGCCTCCGCGCTCGCCCTCCTCTTCCTCGCCTCGGGCGGGGTCAAGCTGCTGAGACATCCGCGGTCGCGGCGAATACGCGACCGCTTCGGTCTCTCCCCCGCCGCCTGGACGGCGATCGGCGCCGCCGAATGCGTCGGCGCCGTCGGCCTGTTGGCCGGTCTGGTGGTCCCCCTGATCGGCCTCGTGGCGGCCATCGGCCTGACCGGCCTGATGACCGGCGCGCTCATCAGCCGCCTGCGGGTCCACGACCCGGCGGCGATGCTCCTCCTCGACGTGGCCGTGCTCGCCCTGGTCTGGGTGGTGCTGGCCCTCTACGCCTCCGACTGA